The following are from one region of the Halomonas qaidamensis genome:
- the flgK gene encoding flagellar hook-associated protein FlgK, with protein sequence MSMFSIGLSGLNAAQNALSTTSNNISNVYTPGYNRELAQLGQGPVGGGVKVDSIERQFNTYVSNQLNNAKTQSSALNTYNNQVTQIDNLLADREAGLSPLMQSFFSSLEDLAGAPSDPAARQGVVGNANTLSAQFRSFDGYLQDMQSNVNSQIRDEITQVNNTVEQIAGLNREIALARARSGEAPNSLLNQRDHFISELNERMDIRLNIQDGKSYNLSLPNGQPLVTGTNAFRLEAIPSEADPQRTVVGYRDGQGKVTQLEESTIKGGALGGLMTFRSETLDKTQNQIGQLAVSLSVAFNEQHKQGVDLNGEQGGDFFTVRSPQTISHDDNSGVAIVESAEFDIDTLDQLRATDYTVRFEGNTPTVTRNDNGETVDDVDWNAGTGALTFGGVALTFSNTPANGDRFEVQPVRRGASDMNVAVNDLDRIAAGKPSNPEDNPEDWVTAGAGDNRNALALQDLQQKPIVGGSASVSGAYGVIVSDVGNRTNITQVNLDARQGLTDQLKAVQQSESGVNLDEEAANLIRYQQYYQANARVIDTAGAMMDTILNLRN encoded by the coding sequence ATGAGCATGTTTTCAATCGGCTTAAGCGGCCTCAATGCGGCGCAGAATGCCCTCAGTACTACCAGCAACAATATCAGTAACGTTTATACGCCTGGGTATAACCGTGAGCTGGCTCAGCTTGGCCAAGGGCCGGTTGGGGGCGGCGTTAAAGTTGACAGTATCGAACGCCAATTCAATACCTATGTCTCGAACCAGCTTAACAACGCCAAAACGCAATCAAGTGCGTTGAACACTTACAATAACCAAGTGACCCAAATTGATAACTTACTCGCGGATCGTGAAGCGGGTTTGTCGCCATTGATGCAGTCGTTTTTCTCATCGCTAGAAGATTTAGCCGGCGCACCATCGGACCCAGCGGCCCGCCAAGGGGTCGTAGGTAATGCCAATACACTTAGCGCTCAGTTCCGTTCCTTTGATGGTTACCTGCAAGACATGCAGAGCAACGTTAATAGTCAGATTAGGGACGAAATTACCCAGGTCAATAACACCGTAGAGCAAATTGCTGGACTAAATCGTGAGATTGCTCTGGCTCGTGCTCGCAGTGGAGAAGCCCCAAATAGCCTTTTAAACCAGCGCGATCATTTTATTTCTGAACTTAATGAGCGCATGGATATACGTTTAAATATCCAAGATGGAAAAAGCTACAATCTCAGCCTACCAAACGGTCAGCCGCTGGTAACAGGTACCAATGCGTTTAGGCTGGAAGCCATACCTTCTGAGGCTGATCCACAGCGAACGGTGGTGGGCTATCGCGATGGCCAAGGAAAAGTGACTCAGCTGGAAGAGTCAACGATTAAAGGCGGTGCGTTGGGTGGTTTAATGACGTTTCGCTCAGAAACTCTGGATAAAACGCAGAATCAAATTGGCCAACTGGCAGTGTCACTTTCTGTGGCGTTTAATGAGCAGCACAAGCAGGGGGTCGACCTGAATGGTGAGCAAGGGGGAGACTTCTTCACTGTACGATCACCTCAGACGATCAGCCATGATGATAACAGCGGTGTTGCCATCGTTGAGTCTGCTGAGTTTGATATCGACACGCTAGATCAGCTTCGCGCAACAGATTATACCGTTCGTTTTGAAGGCAATACGCCAACGGTAACGCGCAACGATAACGGCGAGACGGTAGACGATGTTGACTGGAATGCGGGAACCGGCGCGCTGACGTTTGGTGGAGTCGCTCTCACGTTTAGCAACACACCTGCCAATGGCGACCGGTTTGAAGTGCAACCAGTACGCCGTGGTGCTAGCGATATGAATGTGGCGGTCAATGACCTAGACCGTATCGCAGCGGGTAAGCCATCAAACCCTGAAGACAATCCTGAGGATTGGGTAACGGCGGGCGCTGGTGATAACCGCAATGCCTTGGCGTTACAGGACCTACAGCAAAAACCCATTGTGGGAGGTAGCGCATCGGTGAGTGGCGCGTATGGCGTGATTGTCAGCGATGTGGGTAACCGTACTAATATTACGCAGGTGAACTTAGATGCACGCCAAGGGTTAACCGATCAATTGAAAGCCGTTCAGCAATCTGAGTCGGGCGTTAACCTTGATGAAGAAGCAGCTAACCTGATTCGCTACCAACAGTATTACCAAGCGAATGCGCGTGTGATTGATACCGCAGGCGCGATGATGGACACCATTTTGAACCTGCGGAATTAA
- the flgL gene encoding flagellar hook-associated protein FlgL: protein MRISTVTMFEQSTASINRQQSDFLKVSQQIASGRRVVNPSDDPQAASRAVGVDQSKAMTQQFADARVTARNSLSQTESILNSVSDAVTSAKTLLIQASSDTLSDVDRESIASELKGIYETMLGQANATDGNGRYLFGGYKDNAPPFVKSAEGGVEYNGDSSVRQQRVDASRLMPVAENGVTVFQGVPSGAGYIAEANAENQGSVTFSGPQLTDVNASGYGDSYRVVFKEDTSLDSGISYHVQRFSGGAWQEDAASAVASGEYVGDGQQLSFGGINVTLTGSAEPDDEILIAQAGSEQRGADLFRTMEAAISVLETPAQSATDKAALRNTLNTSMRDLDNALDNVLTVRASAGARLNELDVVDAVGGNRMLNYEQTLSDLVDLDYADAISEYSLRQVGLQAAQKAFVDIRGMSLFDYM, encoded by the coding sequence ATGCGTATCAGCACGGTCACCATGTTTGAGCAGAGCACGGCTTCTATTAACCGTCAGCAAAGTGATTTCTTAAAAGTTAGTCAACAGATTGCCAGCGGTCGTCGCGTGGTTAATCCTTCTGATGACCCCCAAGCTGCGTCGCGTGCCGTGGGCGTTGATCAATCCAAAGCGATGACCCAACAGTTTGCCGATGCTCGGGTGACGGCACGCAATTCGCTATCGCAGACAGAGAGCATTCTGAACAGCGTCAGTGATGCGGTTACTAGTGCAAAAACACTATTAATCCAAGCCTCGAGCGATACGCTGAGTGATGTGGACCGTGAGTCCATTGCCAGTGAGCTAAAAGGTATCTACGAAACCATGTTGGGGCAGGCGAATGCCACCGATGGTAATGGTCGCTACCTGTTCGGTGGTTACAAAGATAATGCGCCGCCATTTGTAAAATCCGCGGAAGGCGGCGTGGAGTATAACGGTGACAGTAGTGTGCGCCAGCAGCGTGTTGATGCCTCCCGCTTGATGCCAGTTGCTGAAAATGGTGTCACCGTTTTTCAGGGCGTACCCAGTGGCGCCGGCTATATCGCTGAAGCCAATGCAGAGAATCAAGGAAGCGTTACTTTCAGCGGCCCCCAGCTGACGGACGTTAACGCTTCCGGCTATGGCGATAGCTACCGTGTCGTGTTCAAAGAAGATACGTCGCTGGACAGCGGCATCAGCTATCACGTACAGCGCTTTAGTGGAGGTGCGTGGCAAGAGGATGCGGCGAGCGCAGTGGCCAGTGGCGAATATGTCGGCGACGGTCAGCAGCTTAGCTTTGGTGGTATTAATGTCACGCTAACCGGCAGCGCTGAGCCTGATGATGAAATTCTGATCGCCCAAGCGGGCAGTGAACAGCGCGGTGCTGACCTGTTTCGCACCATGGAAGCGGCTATTAGCGTACTAGAAACGCCAGCTCAAAGTGCGACGGATAAAGCCGCCTTGCGTAATACACTAAACACGTCAATGCGCGACCTTGATAACGCCCTTGATAACGTACTGACCGTTCGTGCATCGGCGGGTGCCCGGCTGAATGAACTAGATGTGGTTGATGCGGTAGGCGGCAACCGAATGCTTAACTATGAGCAAACGCTGTCTGACTTAGTCGATTTGGATTATGCCGACGCGATTTCTGAATATAGCCTGCGGCAAGTAGGACTACAGGCCGCTCAGAAAGCGTTCGTCGATATTCGCGGCATGTCGCTATTCGATTATATGTAG
- the fliR gene encoding flagellar biosynthetic protein FliR: MVEVTFAQLQAWLVAFLWPFTRITAFMAASPLWGHSSVPNQAKVALAAIIAIVIAPILPAMPDVPIMSWASLGIMIEQLLIGVAIGLVMHIIFAVVQAAGEFIGLQMGLAFASFFDMSSGTNIMVLSRILYMITLLMFLALNGHLMVLETLIMSFETLPIGIGALNPNAFELLARYAGTIFASGMLLALPLVGSLLIINLALGILNRSAPQLTVFNIGFPASLTVGLILLMVLMTDIGRFLQHLFSQGLAFMQSLIETMAPLG; encoded by the coding sequence ATGGTGGAGGTGACATTCGCCCAGTTACAGGCGTGGTTAGTGGCGTTTCTTTGGCCGTTTACTCGCATTACTGCCTTTATGGCAGCCTCGCCCTTATGGGGCCACTCCAGCGTTCCGAATCAGGCTAAGGTGGCACTAGCGGCTATTATTGCCATTGTAATTGCCCCGATATTGCCTGCCATGCCTGACGTTCCCATCATGTCGTGGGCGAGCCTGGGCATCATGATTGAGCAGCTGTTGATAGGCGTTGCTATTGGCTTAGTCATGCATATTATTTTCGCCGTGGTTCAAGCTGCCGGCGAGTTTATCGGCTTACAGATGGGGTTGGCGTTTGCCAGTTTTTTCGATATGTCGAGCGGCACCAACATTATGGTGCTATCACGTATTCTTTATATGATTACGCTGTTGATGTTTCTTGCCTTGAATGGCCACCTGATGGTGTTAGAAACATTAATAATGAGCTTTGAAACACTGCCTATCGGCATTGGTGCCTTAAACCCGAATGCGTTTGAGCTGCTGGCACGCTATGCGGGAACTATTTTTGCCTCCGGCATGTTACTCGCGCTACCGCTGGTCGGCTCACTGTTAATCATTAACTTAGCGCTCGGCATCCTCAACCGTTCAGCACCACAATTGACGGTATTCAATATCGGCTTCCCTGCCTCATTAACCGTGGGACTAATTCTGTTGATGGTGCTAATGACCGATATTGGCCGTTTTTTACAGCACCTTTTTAGCCAAGGGCTCGCCTTTATGCAGAGCTTGATCGAAACGATGGCTCCCTTGGGCTAA
- the fliQ gene encoding flagellar biosynthesis protein FliQ, translating to MTPEMVMSIAYQGMRVTLLLAGPMLLAALFTGLIISLFQAATQINEMTLTFIPKILAVFAVLVLAGPWLIGLITDFTHRLFTNIPSMVM from the coding sequence ATGACCCCGGAAATGGTGATGAGCATTGCTTACCAAGGTATGCGGGTAACGCTTTTGCTTGCAGGCCCCATGCTGCTGGCCGCCCTTTTCACTGGCCTAATCATTAGCTTGTTCCAGGCGGCCACCCAAATAAATGAAATGACGCTAACCTTTATTCCTAAAATATTAGCCGTCTTTGCCGTTCTGGTACTTGCTGGGCCCTGGCTAATTGGTTTGATCACCGACTTCACGCATCGCCTCTTCACTAATATCCCCAGCATGGTGATGTAA
- the fliP gene encoding flagellar type III secretion system pore protein FliP (The bacterial flagellar biogenesis protein FliP forms a type III secretion system (T3SS)-type pore required for flagellar assembly.) yields MHVAWPVGRRWWLILAAIACCLFILPAHAQQLPGLVSQPLDNGGQQWSLSLQTLLFLSSLAFLPAMLLMMTSFTRIIIVLSLLRTAMGTQATPPNQVLLGIALFLTFFIMSPVLNQVYDAAWLPLTNETINFEEFLLRAQQPFREFMLAQTREPDLALFVRLADVGPMQGPEELPMRVLLPAFVTSELKTAFQIGFTIFIPFLIIDLVVASTLMALGMMMVPPITISLPFKLMLFVLVDGWQLIIGSLAESFYMI; encoded by the coding sequence ATGCATGTCGCTTGGCCTGTTGGGCGGCGTTGGTGGCTAATACTTGCCGCTATCGCCTGCTGCTTATTTATTCTACCTGCTCACGCTCAACAGCTGCCTGGGCTGGTGTCTCAACCGTTGGATAATGGCGGCCAACAGTGGTCGCTGTCGTTACAAACGCTCCTGTTCTTAAGCTCTTTGGCCTTTTTGCCAGCCATGCTACTAATGATGACCAGTTTTACGCGCATCATTATTGTACTTAGCTTGCTGCGGACCGCCATGGGCACCCAGGCAACGCCACCGAACCAAGTTTTATTGGGTATCGCGTTGTTTTTGACGTTTTTTATTATGTCGCCTGTTTTAAACCAAGTGTATGACGCCGCTTGGCTGCCGCTCACGAATGAAACAATCAATTTTGAAGAGTTCTTACTGCGGGCTCAGCAACCGTTTCGAGAATTCATGCTCGCCCAAACCCGCGAGCCTGACTTAGCGCTATTTGTTCGCCTTGCCGATGTTGGCCCGATGCAAGGCCCCGAAGAGTTACCTATGCGGGTCTTACTACCCGCCTTCGTTACCAGTGAGCTTAAGACTGCGTTTCAGATTGGTTTTACGATTTTTATTCCTTTTCTGATTATTGATTTAGTCGTGGCGAGTACGCTAATGGCACTCGGTATGATGATGGTGCCACCAATCACAATTTCACTACCTTTTAAGCTCATGCTGTTTGTGTTGGTAGATGGCTGGCAGTTAATTATAGGCTCACTTGCAGAAAGCTTTTACATGATTTGA
- the fliO gene encoding flagellar biosynthetic protein FliO, whose protein sequence is MSAVPSSSSGSSLDAISGSGDALIGMAALGKTAASLALVIAIILLCTAVLKRWQTARHQHGAHLKIVGNTAVGNRERIVVVEIEDTWLVVGVSSGRITKLHERPAPTDRPNSPPPEAPSRFSQRLAQALASHRGKQDSPPSTAPDSNHTS, encoded by the coding sequence ATGAGCGCCGTACCCTCTTCTTCATCAGGCTCTTCACTTGATGCCATAAGCGGCAGTGGTGATGCCTTAATAGGCATGGCAGCACTCGGCAAAACAGCAGCGTCACTCGCGCTGGTCATTGCCATTATTTTGCTGTGCACAGCGGTACTGAAACGCTGGCAAACCGCGCGTCATCAACACGGAGCCCACTTAAAAATTGTGGGTAACACTGCGGTAGGCAATCGCGAACGTATTGTCGTGGTTGAAATAGAGGATACCTGGCTGGTGGTCGGCGTGAGCAGTGGGCGGATAACCAAACTGCATGAACGACCTGCGCCGACTGACCGCCCTAACTCGCCCCCCCCCGAGGCGCCTTCGCGTTTTTCTCAGCGTTTAGCCCAGGCACTTGCCAGCCACCGGGGCAAACAGGATAGCCCGCCTTCTACCGCCCCCGATTCAAACCACACATCATGA
- the fliN gene encoding flagellar motor switch protein FliN — MTDPNNPDQKVSDDDWADAMSEQEEPTSADATGEEDPWAAAMAEQEAAEEIDSSSNEPEQEAPVAKPASDEVFRPLTAESGHSESRDLEMIMDIPVKLTVELGRTKLTIKQLLELAQGSVIELEGLAGEPMDILINGYLIAQGEVVVVDDKYGIRITEIITPSERIHKLNR, encoded by the coding sequence ATGACTGATCCAAACAACCCCGATCAAAAAGTCTCTGATGACGATTGGGCGGACGCCATGTCTGAGCAAGAAGAACCCACAAGTGCCGATGCCACAGGTGAGGAGGATCCTTGGGCAGCGGCGATGGCCGAGCAAGAAGCTGCGGAAGAGATCGATTCCTCAAGCAACGAGCCAGAGCAAGAAGCGCCTGTCGCTAAACCGGCAAGTGATGAAGTATTTCGCCCATTAACTGCTGAGAGTGGCCATTCTGAGTCTCGCGACTTGGAAATGATCATGGACATCCCGGTCAAGTTGACGGTGGAGTTAGGTCGTACAAAGCTGACCATCAAGCAACTCCTTGAACTTGCCCAGGGTTCGGTGATTGAGTTGGAAGGTCTCGCTGGCGAGCCTATGGATATTTTGATCAACGGCTATTTAATCGCCCAAGGGGAAGTCGTCGTGGTGGATGATAAATATGGCATCCGAATTACCGAGATTATCACTCCCTCTGAGCGCATTCATAAACTCAACCGATGA
- the fliM gene encoding flagellar motor switch protein FliM, protein MSQDDLLSQEEIDALLKGVSGDDEPATSSSSAQDENRVRPYDPATQHRVIRERLHALDFINERFARYFRNGLFNLIRRSADITVESMRYQSFSDFSRNVPVPTNLNLVSMKPLRGSALVVFPPNLVFMVVDNLFGGDGRFVTKSDGREFTNTEQRIIQRLLNLAIDAYQEAWKVVYPLEAFFLRSEVQSKFANITNSPNEIVVNTKFNIEVGNLSSNFQICMPYAMIEPLRDLLANPINDSNHDHDGTWSRRMASELRQSEVELVAEFAQIPSRIAHVMGLKKGDVLPMDIPNTITARVDGVPVMECEYGSQQQQRALRVLRMIDHAAMNNLSSKDFIKGSTRQKAKEPKA, encoded by the coding sequence ATGTCGCAGGACGATCTACTGTCCCAGGAAGAAATTGATGCCTTGCTAAAGGGCGTTAGTGGAGATGATGAGCCTGCCACTTCGTCATCATCTGCGCAGGATGAAAACCGCGTTCGTCCCTACGACCCAGCAACACAGCATAGGGTCATCCGTGAACGCTTACATGCATTAGATTTTATCAATGAACGTTTCGCTCGCTACTTCCGTAATGGCTTGTTTAATTTGATTCGTCGTAGTGCGGACATCACCGTTGAGTCGATGCGGTACCAAAGCTTTAGCGATTTTTCGCGTAACGTTCCGGTACCCACTAACTTAAACCTTGTATCAATGAAGCCGTTACGCGGATCAGCACTCGTTGTTTTTCCACCAAACTTGGTATTTATGGTGGTAGATAACCTGTTTGGTGGCGACGGTCGTTTTGTGACAAAGTCAGATGGTCGCGAGTTTACCAACACCGAACAGCGTATTATCCAGCGTCTGCTCAACTTGGCTATTGATGCCTACCAAGAAGCCTGGAAGGTAGTTTATCCCCTGGAAGCGTTCTTTTTACGCTCCGAAGTTCAGTCTAAGTTTGCCAACATCACCAACTCGCCCAACGAGATTGTGGTGAATACCAAATTTAATATCGAAGTGGGCAACCTATCGAGCAACTTTCAGATTTGCATGCCCTACGCCATGATTGAGCCACTTAGGGATCTACTCGCCAACCCTATTAACGACAGTAACCATGATCATGACGGCACATGGTCACGGCGTATGGCGAGCGAGCTTCGTCAATCAGAAGTTGAGCTAGTCGCTGAGTTTGCACAAATACCCAGCCGCATTGCCCATGTAATGGGGCTAAAAAAGGGCGATGTATTGCCCATGGATATCCCCAACACAATCACCGCTCGTGTCGACGGTGTTCCGGTGATGGAGTGCGAGTACGGGAGCCAACAGCAGCAACGCGCATTACGCGTGCTACGTATGATCGACCATGCCGCTATGAACAACCTATCGTCCAAGGACTTTATTAAAGGTTCAACGCGACAGAAAGCCAAGGAACCCAAAGCATGA
- the fliL gene encoding flagellar basal body-associated protein FliL produces MAEASSGSKKLLWIMIVLVLLSSAGAAAAIYLVLDQRSGSAENDETQQSVEHVPPVFTRIDPFTVNLADDRYGSRLLYTGITLRVGNEQSKTIIEEHMPQVRSRLLILLSGKQADELTSTEGKEELAQAIISRLNVPLTENQPPLDLREVLFTEFIVQ; encoded by the coding sequence ATGGCAGAAGCAAGCAGCGGGTCTAAAAAACTGCTTTGGATAATGATTGTACTAGTACTGCTATCGTCGGCGGGTGCCGCGGCAGCAATCTATTTAGTGCTTGATCAACGTAGCGGAAGTGCTGAAAACGATGAAACACAGCAAAGCGTTGAACATGTACCGCCTGTTTTCACACGCATTGACCCGTTTACTGTCAATCTAGCCGATGACCGTTATGGCTCCCGCTTACTTTATACCGGCATTACGCTTCGGGTTGGCAACGAACAAAGCAAGACGATTATTGAAGAGCACATGCCTCAGGTACGTAGCCGCTTGCTTATCTTATTATCAGGCAAGCAAGCCGATGAATTAACGTCTACTGAGGGTAAAGAAGAGCTAGCTCAAGCTATTATCAGCCGCTTGAACGTTCCTCTTACCGAAAATCAGCCTCCCTTAGATTTACGGGAAGTGCTGTTTACCGAATTTATTGTGCAATAA
- a CDS encoding flagellar hook-length control protein FliK, with amino-acid sequence MTIELLLTMQGQGASASSSHPAASSSPRATHGMFLQALTQAATSQHQARTPTNAQAENTSTVPMSDIVDQIASLDSELDGEALANVVANVAANVVANVNAHKQPADNRATSIDTQASSQSLDIAPAAPEQALTSEHASALLANDSAETSTPITIEEVAARLALIASYSAPSPVRNEAVSSASTNSAAPKAASSLETATTQASSDNPSDSHSDSYSDSVKPANASPFAASFFEHTALPMHTALADRALATEPTPLARTQGQNQTQTLSPNQLPSVQTSFTAANSGASSVAPQPAAQAAANTSSPPVASSTTNLATPEALSAAAPSANAAPAAPPLTANGGTTSATMPIVTMPTVTMTNASTATALQDTPTSAIPREVQIALTGESAVANTPQPAAQALTQATTQAAANTGSPQVASSTTNLASPQALSAAAPSANAAPAAPPLTANDGTTSATMPIVTMPTVTMTNASTATALQDTPTSAIPREVQIALTGESAVANAPQPVAQALTQATTQAAANTGSPQVASSTTNLASPQALSAAPSDGAAPAAPPLTANGGTTSATMPTVTMPTVTMTNASTATTLQDTPTSAIPREVQIALSGESAVANAPQPAAQALTQATTQATAHLGSSSLASALAAATQQTVSNTSLRPTTPTANARSAETVSSPANAPTLMASLETIPTQPFTTMPPGMHALSPLNTALASAPAMSADAMVGLPADAESANAINSTSKGSEQSLPTSLTSQPQPMPNSPATATLNTPLASPAWPSQLGQQLIQFAQRGGEHQVKMQLHPTELGPLSITLKVTEQGTQAHFLSSHAPVRQAIEQAIPQLREALAEQGISLGETSVGEQQTPNEQAFAQQMPNQTAGDRLTESGGESVPLKETSTLPLQDGRVDLYA; translated from the coding sequence ATGACTATTGAGCTATTGCTAACCATGCAGGGTCAGGGGGCGAGCGCGTCATCAAGCCACCCTGCCGCCTCTAGCTCCCCGCGTGCGACACATGGCATGTTCCTTCAGGCGTTGACCCAGGCTGCAACAAGCCAACATCAGGCACGCACGCCCACTAACGCTCAGGCAGAAAACACGTCAACCGTTCCAATGAGCGATATCGTTGACCAGATAGCATCTCTCGATAGTGAGCTGGATGGGGAAGCGTTGGCGAACGTAGTGGCAAACGTAGCAGCAAATGTCGTGGCGAATGTAAACGCACACAAACAGCCTGCTGATAACCGCGCCACTAGTATCGATACCCAGGCATCTAGCCAATCGCTAGACATAGCACCAGCAGCGCCAGAGCAAGCGCTGACATCTGAACACGCTTCCGCGTTACTGGCCAACGACAGCGCTGAGACCTCGACACCGATAACTATTGAAGAGGTCGCTGCGCGCTTAGCCCTTATCGCTTCGTATTCTGCGCCGTCACCGGTGCGCAACGAAGCGGTTTCCAGTGCCAGCACTAACAGTGCAGCGCCAAAAGCAGCCTCAAGCCTAGAAACGGCGACTACTCAAGCGTCGTCGGATAATCCTTCAGATAGCCATTCAGATAGCTATTCAGATAGCGTGAAGCCTGCTAACGCTTCACCTTTCGCAGCTTCTTTTTTTGAGCACACAGCACTACCAATGCACACGGCGTTAGCTGATCGCGCGTTAGCCACGGAGCCTACTCCACTGGCACGGACACAAGGTCAGAATCAGACTCAAACACTGAGCCCTAACCAGCTGCCGTCTGTGCAAACATCTTTTACGGCGGCAAATAGTGGCGCTTCCTCTGTAGCGCCACAGCCAGCAGCACAGGCAGCGGCTAATACTAGCTCGCCACCGGTGGCGTCTTCCACGACGAATCTTGCCACGCCTGAGGCACTGTCAGCAGCTGCGCCCAGTGCCAACGCCGCACCAGCCGCGCCGCCGTTGACTGCTAATGGCGGCACGACTAGCGCTACTATGCCTATCGTTACTATGCCTACCGTTACGATGACCAACGCTAGTACGGCCACCGCGCTGCAGGACACTCCCACCAGCGCTATCCCACGTGAGGTGCAGATAGCACTCACTGGCGAAAGCGCCGTGGCAAACACACCGCAGCCAGCGGCACAAGCGCTAACACAGGCCACAACACAGGCAGCAGCTAATACTGGTTCGCCACAGGTGGCGTCTTCCACAACGAATCTTGCCTCGCCTCAGGCACTGTCAGCAGCTGCGCCCAGTGCCAACGCCGCACCAGCCGCGCCGCCGTTGACTGCTAATGACGGCACGACTAGCGCTACTATGCCTATCGTTACTATGCCTACCGTTACGATGACCAACGCTAGTACGGCCACCGCGTTGCAGGACACTCCTACCAGCGCTATCCCACGTGAGGTGCAGATAGCACTCACTGGCGAAAGCGCCGTGGCAAACGCACCGCAGCCAGTAGCACAAGCGCTAACACAGGCCACAACACAGGCAGCAGCTAATACTGGTTCGCCACAGGTGGCGTCTTCCACGACGAATCTTGCCTCGCCTCAGGCACTGTCAGCTGCGCCCAGCGACGGTGCTGCACCAGCCGCGCCGCCGTTGACTGCTAATGGCGGCACGACTAGCGCTACTATGCCTACCGTTACTATGCCCACCGTTACGATGACCAACGCTAGTACGGCCACCACGCTGCAGGACACTCCCACCAGCGCTATCCCACGTGAGGTGCAGATAGCACTCTCTGGCGAAAGCGCCGTGGCAAACGCACCACAGCCAGCGGCACAAGCGCTAACACAGGCCACAACACAGGCAACGGCTCATTTAGGCTCCTCATCGCTGGCCAGTGCCTTGGCAGCTGCAACACAGCAAACGGTTAGCAATACCTCTCTACGCCCAACCACACCAACTGCTAACGCGCGGTCTGCGGAAACAGTCAGCTCCCCAGCCAATGCCCCGACCTTAATGGCATCGCTGGAAACTATTCCAACCCAGCCGTTTACTACCATGCCACCAGGCATGCACGCGCTTTCTCCACTCAATACTGCACTCGCATCAGCACCTGCCATGAGCGCTGACGCGATGGTCGGTTTGCCTGCTGATGCAGAATCAGCGAATGCAATCAACAGCACTAGCAAAGGCAGCGAGCAGTCGTTGCCTACATCGCTAACTTCTCAACCTCAACCAATGCCTAATAGCCCAGCGACAGCAACTTTAAATACGCCGCTTGCCAGTCCCGCATGGCCTTCTCAGCTAGGGCAACAGCTGATTCAATTTGCTCAGCGCGGTGGAGAGCATCAGGTTAAAATGCAGCTGCACCCTACCGAGTTAGGGCCTTTGTCGATCACTCTTAAGGTGACTGAACAGGGCACCCAAGCGCACTTTTTATCGTCACATGCCCCCGTTCGTCAGGCGATTGAGCAAGCTATTCCTCAATTGCGTGAAGCACTTGCTGAGCAGGGTATTTCACTAGGTGAAACCTCAGTAGGTGAGCAGCAAACTCCCAACGAGCAGGCCTTTGCTCAGCAAATGCCTAACCAAACCGCTGGTGATCGCCTCACTGAGTCAGGCGGCGAAAGCGTGCCACTTAAAGAGACAAGCACTCTCCCGTTGCAGGATGGTCGTGTCGATCTCTATGCCTAA
- the fliJ gene encoding flagellar export protein FliJ has protein sequence MSHSQLDMLTGLARDARDKAGKLLAEERQTQQQTEAQLQSLNRYRAEYAERLQKAMSDGIDPATMYNYQQFLGSLDAALSRARQALVAQQKRVQQSQQHWQQEQRKLSSYDTLTSRRVSEEHRRQERYEQKTNDDFVTNRLARQPNDQSH, from the coding sequence ATGAGTCATTCACAGCTCGACATGCTGACAGGCTTAGCCCGTGATGCCCGGGATAAAGCCGGGAAATTACTGGCTGAAGAACGCCAAACACAGCAGCAAACAGAAGCACAGCTTCAATCACTTAACCGCTATCGCGCTGAATATGCCGAGCGTTTACAAAAGGCGATGAGCGACGGCATCGACCCCGCCACCATGTACAACTACCAGCAATTCCTAGGGTCATTAGATGCCGCTCTCAGCCGAGCACGGCAAGCACTTGTGGCCCAGCAAAAACGTGTGCAGCAAAGCCAACAGCATTGGCAGCAGGAACAGCGTAAGCTCTCCTCCTACGACACGCTGACCTCGAGACGCGTATCAGAAGAGCATCGCCGTCAAGAGCGTTACGAGCAGAAAACTAACGATGACTTTGTAACTAACCGTTTAGCCCGCCAGCCGAATGATCAGTCGCATTAG